Proteins encoded together in one uncultured Sphaerochaeta sp. window:
- a CDS encoding transcription termination/antitermination NusG family protein: MNYYFIACRTGREEYVKAHLLKFFSRELEEDEVMAFIPMRRMIDRRKGKKIMTDHPILPGYLLLSSEVSLQDFSRDVLKLPGCYGFLRNLNKTIELQGPDYEYAAWIMHNKGTIRPSKVVYKKGEPIKIIDGPMQDFMGTIVKVDYRHSRVMVEFQFAEVIRRVSMPVEFVESSR; the protein is encoded by the coding sequence ATGAACTACTACTTCATTGCTTGCAGGACAGGAAGAGAAGAGTACGTGAAGGCTCATCTGCTCAAATTCTTCAGTCGTGAACTTGAGGAAGATGAGGTGATGGCCTTCATTCCCATGCGTCGTATGATCGACCGTCGCAAGGGAAAGAAGATCATGACTGACCATCCCATACTCCCTGGGTACCTGTTGCTCTCCAGTGAGGTGTCGTTACAGGATTTTAGTCGGGATGTACTGAAGCTACCTGGTTGTTATGGATTCCTGAGAAATCTGAACAAGACCATCGAACTGCAAGGCCCTGATTATGAGTATGCTGCTTGGATTATGCACAATAAGGGTACCATCAGGCCATCGAAAGTAGTCTATAAAAAGGGTGAGCCGATTAAAATTATCGACGGGCCGATGCAGGACTTCATGGGTACGATCGTAAAGGTCGACTATCGTCACAGCAGGGTCATGGTTGAGTTTCAGTTTGCAGAGGTGATCAGGCGTGTGAGTATGCCGGTAGAGTTTGTTGAATCCAGTAGGTAG
- a CDS encoding nucleoside-diphosphate sugar epimerase/dehydratase: protein MSEMVKSRYIRWVVLMAMDALFLFVAGLLASWVVFQSLPFNFDSLLYFNILATILLLFAVRFYHIRISESSLDLLGRGLTAFIPVTILGVLLIGFYLGFRSDWIPFIVSTDIFGFLLVMGFRVFYRSVLVFRNKQSNNQHPRAVIYGAGELGNTLVRQYQKGKLPYHIVGFVDDEVHLHGTYMLGVKVYGSVKDLPQVLQNLKAKTLIIAITQIDQERMLLAVDAAKEAGCDIKVIPSLFEMQEGQKELDLRNLDYADLLGRPLISIDKEPIRQMVRGKRVLVTGAGGSIGSEICRQLLTYGPEQLLLLDIDETELHDLSLRLHNYQKEWSDLVIPIVCDIKNRKKIDRIMTQFKPQLVFHAAAYKHVPLQELYPEEAITTNINGSYAVLKSAKEHQVEKIVVISTDKAVNPTNVMGATKRVVELMAGMLNSKETEIVCVRFGNVLGSRGSMLPLFMDQIKAGVPITVTHKDIIRYFMAIPEAVGLVFKAASMAKGGEVMVLDMGQPVKIYDFAEKLVKYYGDSRSQVIVTGLRPGEKLYEELLANKDTTIPTEEKLVFKAKVNNHTISELSFLNHYLTSFEKSTPEVMLKMLHELVPEFKDPKM, encoded by the coding sequence ATGAGTGAAATGGTGAAGAGTCGTTATATCCGCTGGGTTGTCCTGATGGCAATGGATGCACTTTTTTTGTTTGTTGCCGGACTGCTGGCTTCCTGGGTGGTTTTCCAGTCATTACCCTTCAATTTCGATTCATTACTCTATTTTAATATTCTTGCCACCATCCTACTCCTTTTCGCCGTTCGTTTTTACCATATCAGAATCAGTGAGAGCTCCCTCGACCTGCTCGGTCGTGGTTTGACCGCGTTTATTCCGGTAACCATCCTTGGTGTACTGCTTATTGGCTTTTACCTTGGATTCCGTAGTGATTGGATCCCATTCATCGTCAGTACCGACATCTTCGGCTTTCTCCTGGTGATGGGGTTTCGTGTTTTTTACCGGTCGGTCTTGGTGTTCAGAAATAAACAGAGCAACAACCAGCATCCTCGAGCTGTTATCTATGGGGCAGGGGAGTTGGGAAATACCTTGGTAAGACAGTACCAAAAGGGAAAACTTCCCTACCATATTGTAGGATTTGTCGATGATGAAGTGCATCTCCACGGTACCTATATGCTCGGGGTGAAGGTCTACGGGAGTGTGAAGGATTTACCACAGGTGCTTCAGAACCTGAAGGCCAAGACACTGATCATTGCCATTACCCAGATTGACCAGGAGAGAATGCTTCTGGCTGTCGATGCGGCAAAGGAAGCAGGTTGTGATATTAAGGTTATCCCTTCCCTCTTTGAGATGCAGGAGGGCCAGAAAGAGCTGGACCTCAGAAATCTTGACTATGCAGACCTTCTTGGTCGTCCCCTGATCAGCATCGACAAGGAGCCGATCAGGCAGATGGTCCGGGGAAAACGCGTTCTGGTAACGGGAGCGGGAGGAAGCATCGGTAGCGAGATCTGCCGGCAGTTGCTTACCTATGGTCCAGAGCAGCTCCTGCTGCTCGATATTGATGAGACAGAGCTCCATGATCTTTCCCTGCGGCTACATAACTACCAGAAGGAGTGGAGTGACCTGGTCATACCCATTGTCTGTGATATCAAGAACCGAAAGAAGATTGACCGTATCATGACGCAGTTCAAACCACAGTTGGTCTTCCATGCTGCAGCCTACAAGCATGTGCCACTTCAGGAGCTCTATCCAGAAGAGGCCATCACGACCAATATCAATGGCTCCTATGCAGTGCTTAAAAGTGCCAAGGAGCACCAGGTTGAGAAGATCGTGGTCATCTCCACCGACAAGGCGGTGAACCCGACCAATGTAATGGGAGCTACCAAGCGGGTGGTCGAGTTGATGGCCGGCATGCTTAACAGCAAGGAGACAGAAATTGTCTGTGTACGCTTTGGCAATGTACTGGGAAGCCGGGGAAGCATGCTTCCCCTCTTCATGGACCAGATCAAGGCAGGGGTTCCCATAACCGTCACCCATAAGGACATTATCCGTTACTTCATGGCAATTCCTGAGGCAGTTGGCTTGGTATTCAAGGCAGCCAGTATGGCAAAGGGTGGAGAGGTGATGGTCCTGGATATGGGCCAGCCAGTCAAGATCTATGACTTTGCAGAGAAGCTCGTGAAGTACTATGGGGATAGCAGGAGCCAGGTCATCGTAACCGGTCTGCGCCCGGGAGAGAAGCTCTATGAGGAACTTCTTGCCAATAAGGATACCACCATTCCTACCGAGGAGAAGCTGGTCTTCAAGGCAAAGGTGAATAACCACACCATCAGTGAACTCTCCTTCCTGAATCACTACCTCACATCCTTTGAGAAGTCCACTCCTGAGGTGATGCTGAAAATGCTCCATGAATTGGTTCCTGAGTTCAAGGATCCAAAGATGTAG
- the aroE gene encoding shikimate dehydrogenase, with the protein MDTLHALMKGPLPSLFFCIGNPVVGNPTQYMMEEAFLDMDFPGQYITCEVESDQLQTALEGLKALHVAGGNVTAPFKQRVFPYLDSFTESARLSNAVNCITLQSDGTYQGDNTDGKGFLQSLKEQVSNLRERRVVLFGSGGAASAIAVELVLSEVKEVILVNRTREKAEALAERLQGVTNTKISTQAWEGTYQIEEDGLVVVQATSVGLFDENSCIDVAFSQGLRDVIACDVVFNPTDTAFLKRARQAGAATLDGLGMLVNQGVLGIENWTGRDADAEVMRSALEKAFSL; encoded by the coding sequence ATGATGGAAGAAGCCTTTCTGGATATGGACTTTCCTGGTCAATACATCACCTGTGAGGTGGAGAGTGACCAGCTGCAAACAGCATTGGAGGGTTTGAAAGCCCTGCATGTTGCCGGTGGCAACGTCACCGCTCCCTTCAAACAGAGGGTCTTTCCCTACCTGGACAGTTTCACTGAGAGTGCGCGACTCAGTAATGCGGTGAACTGTATCACCTTGCAATCGGATGGTACCTACCAAGGAGACAATACCGACGGAAAGGGGTTCCTGCAGTCGCTGAAGGAGCAGGTCAGCAATCTCCGTGAAAGGCGCGTGGTGCTCTTCGGCTCAGGTGGAGCCGCCTCAGCCATTGCCGTGGAGTTGGTCCTCTCTGAAGTGAAAGAAGTCATACTGGTAAACCGTACCAGAGAGAAAGCAGAAGCACTTGCTGAGCGTTTACAGGGTGTCACGAATACAAAAATATCTACCCAAGCTTGGGAAGGTACCTACCAGATAGAAGAAGATGGCTTGGTGGTGGTGCAGGCCACCAGTGTTGGGCTATTTGATGAGAATAGCTGTATCGATGTTGCATTCTCCCAGGGACTACGGGATGTCATTGCCTGTGATGTGGTATTCAATCCCACCGATACAGCTTTCTTGAAGCGTGCAAGACAAGCAGGTGCAGCTACCCTTGATGGACTGGGAATGTTGGTGAACCAGGGTGTACTTGGCATTGAGAATTGGACCGGAAGAGACGCCGATGCAGAGGTGATGAGGTCAGCACTGGAAAAGGCCTTTTCACTCTGA